A DNA window from Armatimonadota bacterium contains the following coding sequences:
- a CDS encoding YhcH/YjgK/YiaL family protein, which yields MIVDQLKNWRRYSTLEELRPAFEFLELHAETLLPERRTEIEGDRLFALPQSYVPKPVAGARFEAHRRYADVQYVAAGAEMIGWAPVEALEVETPYDADQDIAVYAQPARYTPIALSAGCFAVFYPEDAHMPGCRLDSDDPVRKIVVKVALLP from the coding sequence ATGATCGTTGACCAACTGAAGAACTGGCGGCGTTATAGCACCCTGGAGGAGTTGCGGCCGGCGTTCGAGTTCCTGGAACTGCACGCCGAGACCCTGCTGCCCGAGCGCCGCACCGAGATAGAGGGCGACCGGCTCTTCGCCTTGCCGCAGAGCTATGTCCCCAAGCCGGTCGCGGGCGCCCGCTTCGAGGCCCACCGGCGCTATGCCGATGTGCAATACGTTGCCGCCGGCGCGGAGATGATCGGCTGGGCGCCGGTCGAGGCGCTGGAGGTGGAGACGCCCTACGACGCCGACCAAGACATCGCGGTCTACGCCCAACCCGCCCGCTACACGCCGATCGCACTGTCGGCCGGTTGCTTCGCGGTGTTCTATCCCGAGGATGCCCACATGCCGGGCTGCCGGCTCGACTCCGATGACCCGGTTCGCAAGATCGTGGTCAAGGTGGCGCTCCTGCCGTGA
- a CDS encoding cupin domain-containing protein, whose amino-acid sequence MQVIDPDSIQPQAMEMEGAQGVTMRVLIGPEQRAPTFIMRMFEVAPGGNTPMHSHDWEHEVFILDGEGELAAPDSRLPLRPGVAAMVAPGETHQFVNTGESTLRFLCVIPVQTRP is encoded by the coding sequence ATGCAGGTGATTGACCCCGATAGCATCCAACCGCAGGCGATGGAGATGGAGGGCGCGCAGGGTGTGACCATGCGCGTGCTCATCGGCCCGGAGCAGCGCGCGCCGACGTTCATCATGCGCATGTTCGAGGTCGCGCCCGGCGGTAACACGCCGATGCATTCCCACGACTGGGAGCACGAGGTCTTCATCCTCGACGGCGAGGGCGAGCTCGCCGCGCCCGACAGCCGCCTGCCCCTGCGCCCCGGGGTCGCCGCGATGGTCGCGCCCGGCGAAACCCACCAGTTCGTCAATACGGGCGAGAGCACTCTACGGTTCCTGTGTGTGATTCCTGTCCAGACCCGGCCCTGA